From a region of the Bradyrhizobium manausense genome:
- a CDS encoding inositol monophosphatase family protein gives MLYSATINVMVKAARRAGRSLKRDLGEIEHLQVSLKGPANFVSLADKRAEEILYQDLAKARPGYGFIGEEGGTREGTDKSHTWIVDPLDGTTNFLHGIPQFAISIGLVREGTIIAGVIYNPANDELYIAERGKGVFLNDQRLRVAGRRQLNECVVACGLPHIGRGDHEEFRREMTAMQDRVAGLRRFGAASLDLAFVAAGRLDGYWERNLQSWDIAAGMLMVREAGGTVSDIATPGDPLVTGHVVCGNEFVHGELVKILRK, from the coding sequence ATGCTGTATTCTGCAACTATCAACGTCATGGTCAAAGCCGCGCGCCGTGCCGGCCGCAGCCTCAAGCGCGATCTCGGTGAGATCGAGCATCTCCAGGTCTCGCTGAAGGGGCCGGCCAACTTCGTCTCCCTCGCCGACAAGCGCGCAGAAGAAATCCTCTATCAGGACCTCGCCAAGGCGCGGCCCGGTTATGGCTTCATCGGCGAGGAAGGCGGCACGCGGGAAGGCACCGACAAGAGCCACACCTGGATCGTCGACCCGCTCGACGGCACCACCAACTTCCTGCATGGCATCCCGCAATTCGCGATCTCGATCGGTCTCGTGCGCGAGGGCACCATCATCGCCGGTGTGATCTACAACCCCGCCAATGACGAGCTCTATATCGCCGAGCGCGGCAAGGGCGTCTTCCTCAACGACCAGCGCCTGCGCGTGGCCGGCCGCCGCCAGCTCAACGAATGCGTGGTGGCCTGCGGCCTGCCCCATATCGGCCGCGGCGACCACGAGGAATTCCGCCGCGAGATGACTGCGATGCAGGACCGCGTCGCCGGCCTGCGCCGCTTCGGCGCTGCTTCCCTCGACCTCGCCTTCGTCGCCGCAGGCCGCCTCGACGGCTATTGGGAGCGCAATCTGCAATCCTGGGACATCGCCGCCGGCATGCTGATGGTGCGCGAAGCGGGTGGCACCGTGAGCGATATCGCGACGCCGGGCGACCCGCTGGTCACCGGTCACGTCGTGTGCGGCAACGAGTTCGTGCACGGAGAGCTGGTGAAGATTTTGCGGAAGTAG
- a CDS encoding multidrug efflux RND transporter permease subunit encodes MPSFFIDRPIFAWVVALFICLIGAISIPLLPIAQYPIIAPPSISISTSYPGASPENLYNSVTRLIEEELNGASGILNFESTSDSLGQVEIIANFQPGTDTSAASVEVQNRIKRVEARLPRAVIQQGILIEEASSAVLQIITLNSTDGSLDEVGLGDFMIRNVLGEIRRIPGVGRATLYSTERSLRVWVDPAKLVGYGLTADDVNKAIAAQNAQVASGSIGAEPSTATQRTSALVLVKGQLSSPEEFGAIILRANADGSTVRLRDVARIEVGGLSYQFNTRLNGKPTAGLSVLMSPTGNALATASAVEEKMKELSRFFPANISYEIPYNITPVVEASIKKVLSTLLEAVVLVFVVMFLFLQNIRYTIIPTIVVPVALLGACTTLLLAGYSINMLSMFGMVLAVGILVDDAIVVVENVERIMAEEGLSPKEATRKAMSQITSAIIGITLVLMAVFVPMAFFPGSVGIIYRQFSVTMVAAIGFSAFLALSLTPALCATLLKPVAAGHGHARKGVFGWFNRMLEGGKEGYSRTVGFSLKRTGRLMLVYAALLVGLSWAFVSLPGGFLPVDDQGFVTTDVQTPSDSSYGRTESVIEKVEKYLAQRPGVDNVTFLTGFSFSGQGMNTAQAFITLKDWSERGPKDSAAAIVNDINRDLSSSIRDAKISALQPPPIDNLGNSSGFSFRLQDRGQKGYPAMMRAADQLITEANASPVLQKVYVEGLPEAGVVNLVIDREKAGAFGVTFEDINNTISTNLGSNYINDFPNRGRMQRVVVQADSRDRMKPEDILNYNVKNSRGQLVPFSSFATVEWSRGPTQIAGFNYYPAVRISGEARPGFTSGDAIAEMERLAGRLPRGFGYEWTGQSLQEKLSGSQAPFLLALSVFVVFLCLAALYESWTIPLAVLLTVPLGIVGAVAAAMLRGLPNDVYFTVGLITIIGLAAKDAILIIEFAKDLRKEGKPLLEATIEACRLRFRPILMTGLAFICGVLPMAIAHGAGGASQQALGSVVMGGMIAVVILALLMVPVFFVSVQRVLAGDREPKAARESEAYGPPAPASHGH; translated from the coding sequence ATGCCGAGCTTCTTCATCGACAGGCCGATCTTCGCCTGGGTCGTCGCGCTGTTCATCTGTCTGATCGGTGCGATCTCGATCCCGCTGTTGCCGATCGCGCAATATCCGATCATCGCGCCGCCCTCGATCTCGATCTCGACGAGCTATCCGGGCGCGTCGCCGGAGAACCTCTACAACAGCGTCACGCGCCTGATCGAGGAGGAGCTCAACGGCGCCTCCGGCATCCTCAATTTCGAATCGACCAGCGACTCGCTCGGTCAGGTCGAGATCATCGCCAACTTCCAGCCGGGCACCGATACCAGCGCGGCCTCGGTCGAGGTGCAGAACCGCATCAAGCGCGTCGAGGCGCGCCTGCCGCGCGCCGTGATCCAGCAGGGCATCCTGATCGAGGAAGCCTCCAGCGCGGTGCTTCAGATCATCACGCTGAACTCGACCGACGGCAGCCTCGACGAGGTCGGCCTCGGCGACTTCATGATCCGCAACGTGCTCGGCGAGATCCGCCGCATTCCCGGCGTCGGCCGCGCCACGCTCTATTCGACCGAGCGCAGCCTTCGCGTCTGGGTCGATCCCGCAAAGCTCGTCGGCTATGGGCTGACCGCCGACGACGTCAACAAGGCGATCGCGGCGCAGAACGCGCAGGTCGCTTCGGGCAGCATCGGCGCCGAGCCGTCGACCGCGACCCAGCGCACCTCCGCGCTGGTGCTGGTCAAGGGCCAGCTCTCTTCGCCCGAAGAATTCGGCGCCATCATCCTGCGCGCCAATGCCGACGGTTCGACCGTGCGCCTGCGCGATGTCGCGCGCATCGAGGTCGGCGGCCTCAGCTATCAGTTCAATACCCGCCTGAACGGCAAGCCGACCGCGGGCCTCTCCGTGCTGATGTCGCCGACCGGCAACGCGCTGGCGACCGCCAGCGCGGTCGAGGAAAAGATGAAGGAGCTGTCGCGCTTCTTCCCGGCCAACATCTCCTACGAAATTCCCTACAACATCACGCCGGTGGTCGAGGCCTCGATCAAGAAGGTGCTTTCGACGCTGCTCGAAGCCGTGGTGCTGGTGTTCGTGGTGATGTTCCTGTTCCTGCAGAACATCCGCTACACCATCATCCCGACCATCGTCGTCCCGGTGGCGCTGCTGGGTGCCTGTACCACGCTGCTGCTCGCCGGTTACTCCATCAACATGCTCAGCATGTTCGGCATGGTGCTGGCGGTCGGCATCCTCGTCGACGACGCCATCGTCGTCGTCGAGAACGTCGAGCGCATCATGGCGGAGGAAGGCCTGTCGCCGAAGGAAGCAACGCGCAAGGCGATGTCTCAGATCACCAGCGCCATCATCGGCATCACGCTGGTGCTGATGGCGGTGTTCGTGCCGATGGCGTTCTTCCCGGGTTCGGTCGGCATCATCTACCGCCAGTTTTCGGTGACGATGGTCGCGGCGATCGGCTTCTCCGCCTTCCTGGCGCTGTCGCTGACGCCGGCGCTGTGCGCGACCTTGCTCAAGCCCGTCGCGGCCGGTCACGGTCATGCGAGGAAGGGCGTGTTCGGCTGGTTCAACCGCATGCTCGAAGGCGGCAAGGAGGGCTATTCCCGCACGGTCGGCTTCTCCCTGAAACGTACCGGCCGCCTGATGCTGGTCTATGCAGCGCTGCTGGTCGGGCTGTCCTGGGCCTTCGTCAGCCTGCCCGGCGGCTTCCTGCCCGTCGACGACCAGGGCTTCGTCACCACTGACGTTCAGACGCCGTCCGACTCGTCCTACGGCCGCACCGAGTCCGTGATCGAGAAGGTCGAAAAATATCTGGCGCAGCGGCCCGGTGTCGACAATGTCACCTTCCTCACGGGCTTCAGCTTCTCCGGCCAGGGCATGAACACCGCACAGGCGTTCATCACCTTGAAGGACTGGTCGGAGCGCGGGCCGAAGGATTCGGCCGCGGCGATCGTCAATGACATCAACCGCGATCTGTCGTCGTCGATCCGCGACGCCAAGATCTCGGCGTTGCAGCCGCCGCCGATCGACAATCTCGGCAACTCCTCGGGCTTCTCGTTCCGCCTCCAGGATCGCGGCCAGAAGGGCTATCCGGCCATGATGCGCGCCGCCGACCAGTTGATCACGGAGGCCAATGCCAGCCCGGTGCTGCAGAAGGTCTATGTGGAGGGCCTGCCCGAAGCCGGCGTGGTCAATCTCGTGATCGACCGCGAGAAGGCCGGCGCCTTCGGCGTCACCTTCGAGGATATCAACAACACGATCTCGACCAATCTCGGCTCGAACTACATCAACGACTTCCCGAACCGTGGCCGCATGCAGCGCGTCGTGGTGCAGGCCGACAGCCGCGACCGCATGAAGCCCGAGGACATCCTCAACTACAACGTCAAGAACAGCCGGGGTCAGCTGGTGCCGTTCTCGTCCTTCGCCACGGTCGAATGGTCGCGCGGTCCGACGCAGATTGCAGGCTTCAACTACTATCCGGCGGTGCGCATCTCGGGCGAAGCCAGGCCGGGCTTCACCTCGGGCGATGCGATTGCCGAGATGGAGAGACTTGCCGGCAGGCTGCCGCGCGGCTTCGGCTATGAATGGACCGGACAGTCGCTCCAGGAAAAGCTGTCGGGCTCGCAGGCACCGTTCCTGCTCGCGCTTTCCGTGTTCGTGGTGTTCCTGTGTCTGGCCGCACTCTACGAGAGCTGGACCATTCCGCTCGCGGTGCTGCTCACCGTACCGCTCGGCATCGTCGGCGCGGTGGCGGCGGCCATGCTGCGCGGCCTGCCCAACGACGTCTATTTCACCGTCGGTCTGATCACCATCATCGGCCTTGCGGCAAAGGACGCGATCCTGATCATCGAGTTCGCCAAGGATCTGCGCAAAGAGGGCAAGCCGCTGCTCGAAGCCACGATCGAAGCCTGCCGCCTGCGCTTCCGCCCGATCCTGATGACGGGTCTCGCCTTCATCTGCGGCGTGCTGCCGATGGCCATTGCCCACGGCGCCGGCGGCGCCAGCCAGCAAGCGCTCGGCAGCGTCGTGATGGGCGGCATGATCGCGGTGGTGATTTTGGCGCTGCTGATGGTGCCGGTTTTCTTCGTCTCCGTGCAACGCGTGCTGGCGGGGGACAGGGAGCCGAAGGCGGCGAGGGAAAGCGAAGCGTACGGCCCGCCGGCGCCGGCGTCGCACGGCCATTGA
- a CDS encoding efflux RND transporter periplasmic adaptor subunit encodes MSGLRARSACVAMMLAAFAPLLSACDESSSAISATQPIEPDVSIVTVRPQPRAVVRELPGRIAPTRVAEVRPRVSGIVVERLFRQGSEVKAGDPLYRIDPRPFEVEVMASQAAVAKAEAALVQARQQAHRIATLTSQRAAPEAENEKAIAAELQAKAEVEGRKAELARAKLNLDYATVRAPIDGIVGAALVSEGALAVQDQTNLVTVQQLDPIYADFTQSVTELSQLRRDFDSGDLERIAPDAAKIRLVLDDNTIYGLDGKLLFSEAKVDAHTGQVTLRGEFRNPKRELLPGMYVRVRIEQGLDSDAIAVPQQAVQRNGGGGSEVFVVKDDNRVAVRPIRTGSVQDGFWFVTDGLKAGDKVVVEGFQKFAAGDKVKPQSWAEAEAEASADNRQALKVTQ; translated from the coding sequence ATGTCAGGACTTCGAGCGCGATCGGCATGCGTTGCAATGATGCTCGCGGCCTTTGCGCCGCTGCTGAGCGCTTGCGACGAATCTTCATCCGCCATCTCCGCCACCCAACCCATCGAACCCGATGTCAGCATCGTCACTGTCAGGCCGCAACCGCGTGCCGTGGTGCGCGAGCTGCCGGGCCGGATCGCGCCGACGCGCGTCGCCGAAGTGCGCCCTCGCGTGTCAGGCATCGTGGTCGAGCGGCTGTTTCGCCAGGGCAGTGAGGTGAAGGCGGGCGATCCGCTCTACCGCATCGATCCGCGTCCTTTCGAGGTCGAGGTGATGGCAAGCCAGGCAGCGGTCGCCAAGGCGGAGGCTGCATTGGTTCAAGCCAGGCAGCAGGCGCACCGCATCGCGACGCTGACCAGCCAGCGCGCCGCGCCCGAAGCCGAAAACGAGAAGGCGATTGCCGCCGAGCTCCAGGCCAAGGCCGAGGTCGAGGGACGCAAGGCCGAGCTCGCGCGTGCCAAGCTCAATCTCGATTACGCCACCGTACGCGCGCCAATCGACGGCATCGTCGGCGCCGCGCTGGTCAGCGAGGGCGCGCTCGCCGTGCAGGATCAGACCAACCTTGTCACGGTCCAGCAGCTCGATCCGATCTATGCGGACTTCACGCAGTCGGTGACCGAGCTCAGCCAGCTTCGCCGCGACTTCGACAGCGGCGATCTCGAGCGCATCGCGCCCGATGCCGCCAAGATCCGGCTCGTGCTGGACGACAACACCATCTATGGACTCGACGGCAAGCTGCTGTTCTCCGAGGCCAAGGTCGACGCGCATACCGGCCAGGTGACGCTGCGCGGCGAATTCCGCAATCCCAAGCGCGAGCTGCTGCCGGGCATGTATGTCCGCGTTCGCATCGAACAGGGTCTCGACAGCGACGCGATCGCGGTGCCGCAGCAGGCGGTCCAGCGCAATGGCGGCGGCGGCAGCGAGGTGTTCGTCGTCAAGGACGACAACCGCGTCGCGGTTCGGCCGATACGCACCGGCTCGGTACAGGACGGATTCTGGTTCGTCACCGACGGCCTGAAGGCCGGCGACAAGGTCGTCGTCGAAGGCTTCCAGAAGTTCGCGGCCGGCGACAAGGTCAAGCCGCAATCCTGGGCCGAGGCGGAGGCCGAGGCGAGCGCGGATAACAGGCAAGCCCTCAAGGTCACGCAGTAA
- a CDS encoding SAM-dependent methyltransferase, which produces MSVMSTIIGTAERVPLPDLVVRAAIQRLCSRTATRLSALGAPDDAAFAGRMMLRPIAEHADAANTQHYEVPSSFFAQVLGPNRKYSSCFYKTDATTLQEAEEEALRQTVEHAGLADGQTILELGCGWGSLSLWIARQFPHAKVTAVSNSQSQRAYIEEMAQSRGLLNLRVVTSDMNVFAPEGQFDRIISVEMFEHMMNWRKLMTRVRSWLAPEGHFFMHIFTHRAGSYVFDRANREDWIAQHFFTGGVMPSHQLVRQYADIFAIEKEWRWSGTHYQRTANDWLANFDAHRDAIETSLRNVYGDETALWMRRWRWFFLATAGLFGYADGTEWGVSHYRMKAVD; this is translated from the coding sequence ATGAGCGTCATGTCCACGATCATCGGGACTGCCGAACGCGTGCCGCTGCCGGACCTCGTGGTCCGCGCCGCCATCCAGCGCCTGTGCTCGCGCACCGCAACGCGCCTGTCGGCGCTCGGCGCGCCCGACGATGCCGCCTTCGCCGGACGGATGATGCTGCGGCCGATCGCCGAGCATGCGGACGCGGCCAATACCCAGCATTACGAAGTGCCGTCGAGCTTCTTCGCGCAGGTGCTGGGCCCGAACCGGAAATACTCCTCCTGCTTCTACAAGACCGATGCGACAACACTTCAGGAGGCCGAGGAGGAGGCGCTGCGCCAGACCGTCGAGCATGCCGGCCTCGCCGACGGCCAGACCATTCTCGAACTTGGCTGCGGCTGGGGCTCGCTGTCGCTGTGGATCGCGCGCCAGTTTCCGCATGCGAAGGTGACCGCGGTGTCGAACTCGCAGTCGCAGCGCGCCTATATCGAGGAAATGGCGCAGAGCCGCGGCCTGCTGAACTTGCGCGTCGTCACATCGGACATGAACGTGTTCGCGCCGGAGGGCCAGTTCGATCGCATTATCTCGGTCGAGATGTTCGAGCACATGATGAACTGGCGCAAGCTGATGACGCGCGTTCGCTCATGGCTTGCCCCCGAGGGGCACTTCTTCATGCACATCTTCACCCATCGCGCCGGTTCCTATGTGTTCGACCGGGCCAATCGCGAGGACTGGATCGCGCAGCATTTCTTCACCGGAGGGGTGATGCCGAGCCATCAGCTCGTCAGGCAATATGCCGATATCTTCGCCATCGAGAAGGAGTGGCGCTGGAGCGGCACACATTATCAGCGCACGGCCAATGACTGGCTCGCGAATTTCGACGCGCATCGCGACGCGATCGAAACCTCCTTGCGCAACGTCTATGGCGACGAGACCGCTTTGTGGATGCGGCGCTGGCGCTGGTTCTTCCTCGCCACCGCTGGCCTGTTCGGTTATGCCGACGGAACCGAGTGGGGTGTCAGCCACTATCGGATGAAGGCGGTCGACTAA
- a CDS encoding DUF1295 domain-containing protein yields the protein MVMFIGGLAAIALSLAVLMAFAWVVQQRTGNSGWVDTIWTFAIGLVGAGSALWPLAGEGPNARQWLVAGLVAVWSLRLGIHIAIRTAGISDDPRYAAVAAEWGLNAPRRMFIFLQNQALGSVPLVFAIFVAAHVPVSALRIQDVLGAAILLIGIAGEALADAQLRRFRHDPANHGKVCDAGLWRWSRHPNYFFEWFGWLAYPVIALSAGYPWGWASLLAPVFMYWILVHVTGIPPLEAQMLRSRGERYRAYQSRTSMFFPLPPREGMAA from the coding sequence ATGGTGATGTTCATTGGGGGACTGGCGGCCATCGCGCTCTCGCTCGCGGTCCTGATGGCGTTCGCCTGGGTTGTGCAGCAGCGCACCGGCAATTCCGGCTGGGTCGACACGATCTGGACCTTCGCGATCGGGCTGGTCGGCGCCGGCAGCGCCTTGTGGCCGCTCGCGGGCGAGGGACCCAATGCCAGGCAGTGGCTGGTCGCCGGCCTCGTCGCGGTCTGGTCGCTCCGTCTGGGCATCCATATCGCCATCCGCACCGCCGGGATCAGCGACGATCCCCGCTATGCCGCCGTTGCCGCGGAATGGGGGCTCAACGCGCCGCGGCGGATGTTCATCTTCCTGCAGAACCAGGCGCTGGGCTCGGTGCCCCTGGTGTTTGCGATTTTCGTCGCCGCGCATGTCCCTGTGTCGGCGCTGCGCATTCAGGACGTCCTGGGAGCTGCGATCCTGCTGATCGGCATCGCCGGTGAGGCGCTGGCCGATGCGCAGCTGCGCCGCTTCCGGCATGACCCCGCCAATCACGGCAAGGTTTGCGATGCCGGGCTGTGGCGCTGGTCGCGCCATCCCAATTATTTCTTCGAATGGTTCGGCTGGCTCGCCTATCCCGTGATCGCCCTGTCGGCCGGCTATCCCTGGGGCTGGGCCAGCCTGCTCGCGCCTGTCTTCATGTACTGGATCCTGGTCCACGTCACCGGCATCCCGCCTCTGGAAGCGCAGATGCTGCGATCGCGCGGCGAGCGCTACCGCGCCTATCAATCCCGCACCAGCATGTTCTTTCCGTTGCCACCGAGAGAGGGAATGGCCGCATGA
- a CDS encoding flagellar motor protein MotA: MPSGASPRSAIDIEYTKLSSPSVFLVRMLVFLVLCTLVGVVLYKQIIQAFFANPGLNALIGGVMFIGVILAFRQVIRLYPEVSWVNNFRIADPGLAPARHPKLLAPMAMILGGERTGRMSITQTTMRHLLDSIATRLDEARDISRYMTGLLVFLGLLGTFWGLIETVGSVGKVIDGLKVGGDSGALFDTLKEGLAAPLGGMGISFSSSLFGLAGSLILGFLDLQSSQAQNRFYTDLEDWLATTVREYGSGEVAPVVASGGGGIASGELQAAVERLRSVLEEGSASRGTTAAMASLAEAIQALVSHMRTEQQMIREWADGQGEQNREIRRLLERIARQPEKS, translated from the coding sequence ATGCCGTCAGGCGCCTCGCCCCGCTCTGCCATCGACATCGAGTACACAAAACTGTCCTCGCCCAGCGTCTTCCTGGTGCGGATGCTGGTTTTCCTCGTGCTGTGCACCCTCGTGGGCGTGGTGCTCTACAAGCAGATCATCCAGGCCTTCTTCGCCAATCCCGGGCTCAATGCCCTGATCGGCGGCGTGATGTTCATCGGCGTCATCCTCGCCTTCCGCCAAGTGATCCGGCTCTACCCTGAAGTCTCCTGGGTCAACAATTTCCGCATCGCCGACCCCGGCCTGGCGCCGGCCCGGCACCCAAAACTGCTGGCGCCGATGGCGATGATCCTGGGCGGTGAGCGCACCGGGCGGATGTCGATCACCCAGACGACCATGCGGCATCTGCTCGACTCGATTGCGACCCGCCTCGACGAGGCCCGCGACATCTCCCGCTACATGACGGGCCTGCTCGTCTTCCTCGGACTGCTCGGCACCTTCTGGGGCCTGATCGAAACGGTCGGCTCGGTCGGCAAGGTCATCGACGGGCTCAAGGTCGGGGGCGATTCCGGCGCGCTGTTCGACACGCTGAAGGAGGGCCTGGCCGCCCCGCTCGGCGGCATGGGCATTTCGTTCTCGAGCTCGCTGTTCGGTCTCGCCGGCTCGCTGATCCTCGGTTTCCTCGACCTGCAATCGAGCCAGGCGCAGAACCGCTTCTACACCGATCTCGAAGACTGGCTCGCCACCACCGTGCGCGAGTACGGCAGCGGTGAGGTCGCTCCAGTCGTCGCCTCCGGTGGCGGGGGGATTGCCAGCGGCGAGCTCCAGGCCGCCGTCGAGCGCCTGCGCTCCGTGCTCGAGGAAGGCAGCGCCAGCCGCGGTACCACGGCGGCGATGGCGAGCCTTGCCGAAGCGATCCAGGCGCTGGTCTCGCACATGCGGACCGAACAGCAGATGATCCGCGAATGGGCCGACGGCCAGGGCGAGCAGAACCGCGAGATCCGCCGCCTGCTGGAGCGCATCGCGCGCCAGCCCGAGAAGAGTTAA
- a CDS encoding peptidoglycan -binding protein, with protein sequence MALARGRRSEGAFNYWPGFVDALSTLVLSIVFLLSVFLVVQFFLSQEVTGKDKALEQLNAKIAQLTELLSLEKLGKLSLDDQVSQLKAGLASAETERDRMKGLYEGLANAGNDAQGKTAELGKALDSEKSVSARALAQIEVLNQQISALRRQLAALEEALDASEKKDKESQNRIADLGSRLNVALAQRVQELSRYRSEFFGRLRAILGNRPDIRVVGDRFVFQSEVFFDTGQATLLPEGRAELDTVAAALIELDKKIPTEIAWVLRVDGHTDVRPVNGPNFKSNWDLSSARAISVVQYLISLGVPAQRLVAAGFAEFQPLDTANTEEAYKRNRRIELKLTER encoded by the coding sequence ATGGCTCTAGCCCGCGGCCGCCGCAGCGAAGGCGCCTTCAACTACTGGCCCGGATTCGTCGACGCGCTATCGACGCTGGTGCTGTCGATCGTGTTCCTGCTCTCCGTGTTCCTGGTCGTGCAATTCTTCCTGTCGCAGGAGGTGACCGGCAAGGACAAGGCGCTTGAGCAGCTCAACGCCAAGATCGCCCAGCTCACAGAGCTGCTGTCGCTGGAGAAACTCGGCAAGCTCTCGCTCGACGACCAGGTCTCGCAGCTCAAGGCCGGCCTCGCCTCGGCCGAGACGGAGCGCGACCGCATGAAAGGCCTCTATGAAGGCCTCGCCAATGCCGGCAACGACGCGCAAGGCAAGACCGCCGAGCTCGGCAAGGCACTCGACTCCGAGAAGTCGGTCTCGGCGCGGGCGCTCGCGCAGATCGAGGTGCTGAACCAGCAGATCAGCGCGCTGCGCCGGCAATTGGCCGCGCTCGAAGAAGCGCTCGACGCTTCGGAAAAGAAAGACAAGGAATCCCAGAATCGCATCGCCGATCTCGGCTCCCGCCTGAACGTCGCGCTGGCCCAGCGCGTGCAGGAATTGTCGCGTTATCGCTCCGAATTCTTCGGTCGGCTGCGCGCCATTCTCGGCAACCGTCCTGACATCCGCGTGGTCGGCGACCGCTTCGTGTTCCAGTCCGAAGTGTTCTTCGACACCGGACAGGCGACGCTGCTGCCCGAGGGCCGCGCCGAGCTCGACACCGTCGCAGCGGCGCTGATCGAGCTCGACAAGAAGATCCCGACCGAGATCGCCTGGGTGCTGCGCGTCGACGGCCACACCGACGTGCGGCCGGTCAATGGTCCGAACTTCAAGTCGAATTGGGACCTGTCGTCGGCGCGCGCGATTTCGGTGGTGCAATATCTGATCTCGCTCGGCGTGCCCGCCCAGCGCCTGGTCGCCGCAGGCTTCGCCGAATTCCAGCCGCTCGACACCGCCAACACCGAAGAGGCCTACAAGCGCAACCGCCGCATCGAGCTGAAGCTGACGGAGCGGTAG
- a CDS encoding GNAT family N-acetyltransferase — protein sequence MSALRLRPYADSDEAAAIDLWHRTWQQAYPQIDFAARVDWWRERWRNELVPKAQIVISEQDGTLTGFVTIDGEGYLDQLVVDPNRWGSDAARLLVDEAKRLSPSGVTLLVNKDNSRAIRFYERNGFAHEGEDVNPTSGRPVLKMAWRP from the coding sequence GTGAGCGCGCTCCGCCTCCGGCCCTACGCAGATTCCGACGAAGCGGCGGCGATCGACCTCTGGCACCGCACCTGGCAGCAGGCCTATCCGCAGATCGACTTCGCCGCGCGGGTTGACTGGTGGCGCGAACGCTGGCGCAACGAGCTGGTGCCGAAGGCGCAGATCGTCATCTCGGAACAGGACGGCACGCTAACCGGTTTCGTGACCATCGATGGCGAGGGCTATCTCGACCAGCTCGTCGTCGACCCCAACCGTTGGGGCTCGGATGCGGCAAGGCTGCTGGTTGATGAAGCGAAGCGCCTGTCACCGTCGGGCGTGACGCTGCTGGTCAACAAGGACAACAGTCGCGCCATCCGCTTCTATGAGCGCAACGGCTTTGCGCATGAAGGCGAGGACGTGAACCCGACATCGGGACGGCCGGTGCTGAAGATGGCGTGGCGGCCGTGA